The following proteins are co-located in the Calliphora vicina chromosome 2, idCalVici1.1, whole genome shotgun sequence genome:
- the Sf3b2 gene encoding splicing factor 3B subunit 2, translating to MADPYGEIQPNMPPGASGMPPPPIMAGPPPGMRPPPPLVMPNVVNNFPNQQIPPRQPWNNPPPVVDANKGPPATQPPPLAEVNTNGNTDSAENNLNGEGSDEKKDLKPAEVVLPKALEDVLALKDQRAAEFNINSDDFTNNDASGQLVNDYDAGDDSEEEGDFQTNGGVTPKPGKLSKVEKNKKKKRRKKLNKRLKKQQEQNRAEDTSKDDETAEENDETQEESKNTDEVTEDTDKDKKTATKEKKTDEVNEATEQEISTEDAEDVTIEYVPEKITIADLAPMYRQFYRVFEIFKLENKPKVSEKDKIANESAENKANQKNLANKLQEEGEEDELDEDNVDDKEKLSKRKLKKLTRLSVAELKQLVSRPDVVEMHDVTARDPKLLVQLKAYRNTVQVPRHWCFKRKYLQGKRGIEKPPFDLPAFIKKTGIMEMRESLQEKDDAKSLKSKMRERVRPKMGKIDIDYQKLHDAFFKWQTKPRMTIHGDLYYEGKEFETRLKEKKPGDLSEELRIALGMPVGPNAHKIPPPWLIAQQRYGPPPSYPNLKIPGLNAPIPDGCSFGYHAGGWGKPPVDENGKPLYGDVFGTSIIDMDNGVDEGDIERNQWGELESESEESSDEEEEEGEDMTNPVDESGLVTPAEGLVTPSGLTSVPAGMETPENIELRKKKIEQEMEDNETPVLYHVLPEKRTERIGASMMASTHVYDVGNVKQTATRTAVTADREGTVELALDPSELDMDNEAMAQRYEQQMREQQNHLQKEDLSDMLAEHVARQKSKRKRQQADPAKTTKKYKEFKF from the exons ATGGCAGATCCTTATGGCGAA attCAACCAAATATGCCGCCAGGTGCCAGCGGAATGCCACCGCCACCAATTATGGCAGGACCACCACCAGGTATGAGACCACCCCCGCCTTTAGTGATGCCCAATGTAGTCAATAATTTTCCAAATCAACAAATACCTCCACGACAACCGTGGAATAATCCACCTCCAGTTGTAGATGCCAACAAAGGGCCGCCGGCAACACAGCCTCCGCCATTGGCTGAAGTTAATACGAATGGCAACACGGATAGTGCGGAAAATAACTTGAATGGCGAGGGCTCAGATGAGAAAAAAGATCTAAAGCCGGCAGAAGTTGTTTTACCCAAAGCATTGGAAGATGTTTTAGCTTTGAAAGACCAACGAGCGGctgaatttaatattaattccgATGATTTTACCAACAACGATGCTAGTGGTCAACTGGTAAATGACTATGATGCTGGTGATGATTCCGAAGAAGAGGGCGATTTTCAAACAAATGGTGGTGTTACACCTAAACCGGGAAAACTTAGTAAAGtcgagaaaaacaaaaagaaaaagcgGCGCAAGAAGTTAAATAAAAGACTCAAAAAACAACAGGAACAAAACAGAGCGGAAGATACTAGCAAAGATGATGAAACGGCGGAAGAGAATGATGAAACTCAAGAGGAAAGTAAAAATACAGATGAAGTAACTGAGGACACTGATAAAGACAAAAAAACGGCTACAAAAGAGAAGAAAACAGACGAGGTAAACGAAGCCACAGAGCAGGAGATTTCAACTGAAGACGCAGAAGATGTAACCATTGA atatgtgcCGGAAAAGATTACAATTGCTGATTTGGCCCCCATGTACAGGCAGTTTTATAgagtatttgaaatatttaaattagaaaataagcCCAAGGTTTCAGAAAAGGATAAAATTGCCAACGAAAGCGCCGAAAATAAAGCAAACCAGAAAAATTTAGCCAATAAGTTGCAAGAAGAGGGTGAAGAGGATGAATTAGATGAGGACAATGTGGATGATAAAGAAAAACTATCGAAACGTAAGCTCAAGAAACTAACGCGTCTCAGTGTGGCTGAGTTAAAACAACTGGTTTCAAGGCCAGATGTTGTGGAAATGCACGATGTCACTGCTCGTGATCCCAAATTGCTGGTACAATTGAAGGCCTACAGAAATACTGTACAAGTGCCACGGCACTGGTGTTTTAAACGTAAATACCTGCAGGGAAAGCGTGGTATTGAAAAACCACCCTTCGATTTGCCAGCATTTATTAAAAAGACCGGTATCATGGAGATGAGGGAATCGTTACAGGAAAAAGATGATGCTAAATCGTTGAAATCTAAAATGCGCGAAAGAGTGCGTCCGAAAATGGGTAAGATAGACATAGATTATCAAAAGTTACACGATGCATTCTTTAAGTGGCAAACAAAACCACGCATGACCATTCATGGTGATCTCTACTATGAGGGCAAAGAGTTTGAGACACGCTTGAAAGAGAAAAAACCTGGCGATTTATCGGAAGAATTGCGCATTGCTTTGGGTATGCCAGTGGGGCCAAATGCTCACAAGATTCCACCTCCATGGTTGATTGCTCAGCAACGTTATGGTCCTCCACCATCGTATCCCAACTTGAAAATCCCTGGTCTTAATGCTCCCATACCGGATGGTTGTTCGTTTGGTTATCATGCTGGTGGTTGGGGCAAACCGCCAGTCGATGAAAATGGCAAACCATTATATGGCGATGTCTTTGGCACCAGTATTATTGACATGGAT aatggTGTGGATGAAGGTGATATTGAGCGAAATCAATGGGGTGAATTGGAGTCTGAATCGGAAGAATCCTCAGATGAGGAGGAAGAGGAAGGTGAAGACATGACTAATCCTGTGGATGAAAGCGGTTTGGTTACTCCCGCCGAGGGCTTAGTTACACCCTCCGGCCTGACAAGTGTACCAGCGGGCATGGAAACCCCAGAAAACATTGAATTACgtaaaaagaaaattgaacAAGAAATGGAGGA CAATGAAACCCCTGTGTTGTACCACGTTCTGCCTGAAAAACGCACAGAACGTATTGGTGCTTCTATGATGGCTTCCACTCATGTGTATGATGTGGGCAATGTTAAACAGACGGCGACCAGAACAGCGGTAACTGCAGATCGAGAGGGCACTGTGGAATTGGCTTTAGATCCTTCGGAACTGGATATGGATAATGAAGCCATGGCCCAGCGTTATGAACAACAAATGCGTGAGCAACAGAATCACCTACAAAAAGAAGATCTTTCCGACATGTTGGCCGAGCATGTGGCTCGTCAAAAATCAAAACGTAAACGCCAACAAGCCGATCCAGCCAAGACtacgaaaaaatataaagaattcaaATTTTAG
- the LOC135951403 gene encoding histidine protein methyltransferase 1 homolog: protein MFKFDFQVEEVEKESPFVDVKVHSKEKALSVDSSIDWYDSEEILPTKEIIENLDVYKLNSIKKTIDDKHITHMVSGILLEDIKDNDNSDLDIKKAEDQHSDLIPGVYEGGAKIWECTDDLLKYLSENYAVDKWSKSKVLDLGCGSGLLGIFAFLKGAKVTFQDYNKDVLEKITIPNVLLNTATLKETEDEEEFYDIDRIEGNVHFYSGDWSKWTQMTKEQELFDIILTSETIYNPENQQKLLNCLFDKLKPNGVALVAAKIYYFGVGGGLRQFEQLIERDKRFKCKTVWLSNEGVNREIIELIKIT from the exons ATGTTCAAATTTGATTTCCAAGTGGAAGAAGTCGAAAAGGAAAGTCCATTTGTGGATGTTAAAGTTCACAGCAAAGAAAAAGC TTTGTCTGTTGATTCCTCCATAGATTGGTATGATTCTGAGGAAATTTTGCCTACAAAAGAAATAATCGAGAACCTGGATGTTTACAaattaaattctattaaaaaaactattgatGACAAACATATAACACATATGGTCTCTGGTATCTTATTGGAAGACATTAAGGATAATGACAATAGCGATTTGGACATTAAAAAAGCGGAAGATCAACATTCTGATTTAATACCAGGAGTGTATGAGGGCGGTGCTAAAATATGGGAATGTACTgatgatttattaaaatatttatcggAAAATTATGCCGTTGATAAGTGGAGTAAATCAAAAGTTTTGGATTTGGGTTGCGGCTCCGGTCTATTAGGCATTTTTGCATTTCTTAAAGGAGCTAAAGTCACATTTCAAGATTAT aaTAAAGATGTCTTGGAGAAGATTACTATaccaaatgttttgttaaacacTGCAACCTTGAAAGAAACTGAAGACGAAGAGGAGTTTTACGACATTGACCGTATAGAAGGAAATGTGCATTTCTACTCAGGTGATTGGAGTAAATGGACCCAAATGACTAAAGAGCAAGAATTATTTGACATAATTTTAACTTCCGAAACAATTTACAATCCTGAGAATCAGCAGAAATTGCTTAATTGTCTTTTCGATAAACTAAAGCCCAATGGTGTAGCTTTGGTGGCCGCAAAAATATATTACTTTGGTGTTGGAGGAGGCTTAAGACAGTTTGAACAACTGATTGAGAGGGACAAACGTTTTAAGTGCAAGACCGTTTGGTTATCAAACGAAGGTGTAAACAGagaaattattgaattaataaaaattacttaa